The nucleotide window CTCGGATACAAACTGGATGAATACCTGGGAACAGCACCGAATTTCATGTTCGGCCTCTTCTTCCTTGCCCTGTTCACCTCCATCGCAAGACTCTTCAGAGAAGCCTGGATCAAAAAAAAGGACGTCTAACCTTTAAGGTTATTTTTATATAGGTCCGGGAAAACCCCTTCGCGTTTCAGCGAGGGGGTTTTCTTTTCAGTGGCTTGATATAAAATATGGAGGAAATCTTCCCGATCCTGTAATAAGATCCGAATTACTCTATTTTAGAGAGACATTTTTTAAGATCCCGGAACCGGGACTGACGTGCGAAAAACATGATTTCCCCGCGCCCCCCCATATCATCAAAACTTTTAACAGTCCTGCTCTGCGTCTGTATGTGGGCCTGTACACCGGAACCAAAGTTACCCCGGTTGGCCGATAGAGGGATTATCCTGGCCTTTGGGGACAGCATCACCTACGGTACCGGTGCCGCCCCGTCACAGAGCTACCCCGCCGTCCTGGAGACCCTGACCGGCAGACGGGTCATCAATGCCGGGGTTCCGGGGGAAATCACCGCCGAAGGTCTGGCCCGCCTTCCCGACGTTCTGGCTCGGGAAAAACCGGATCTGCTCATCCTCTGCCACGGCGGCAACGACCTGCTGAGGCAGCTCGATGTGCAGCAGACCGGAAAAAATTTGAGGGCCATGATCAGGATGGCAAAGAATGAGAACATCGCCGTTGTTCTCATCTCCGTTCCTTCACCCGGGATTTTTTTGAAATCACATGCCCTGTACGCGGACATCGCCAATGACCACCAACTCCCCCTGGAAGAGAATATCCTGAAGACCATCCTGTCCAACCGTAACCTGAAAGCGGATCACATCCATCCCAATGCGGCGGGCTACAGAATGATGGCTCGGACCATTCAGGATCTTCTTCGAAGAAGCGGCGCCATATAGTTTTTTTTACTGCCGGATTCCCCCTTATGCTGTATATAGGGGTTTCTGTAATTTCCCTTATTGGAAAGAGGTCTATCGTTGCGCGATAATCCCTCTTTAATAAAAGCGGGCCATCCTTGACTGGAGGATGGGAAGTACATATAATTAGGGCATTTTGATGCTCAATCAATGAGCCGACGGCTCCAAAACATCCAAAGGAGATTCATCATGTGGGAATATACGGATAAAGTGCGGGAGCATTTCCTCAATCCGAAAAATGTCGGTGAAGTGGAAAATCCGGACGGGGTGGCGGAAATAGGCTCCATTGCGTGCGGGGATGCCCTTAGGCTCAGCTTCAAACTGGGTGAAGATCAGCGCATTAAGGACATCAAATTCAAAACCTTCGGCTGTGCCAGTGCTATTGCCTCCTCCTCGGCCCTGACAGAAATGGTTAAAGGCATGACTCTGGACGAGGCCATGAAGATCACAAACCAGGATATTGCCGTCTATTTAGGCGGACTTCCGCAAGAAAAGATGCACTGCTCCGTCATGGGTAAGGAAGCCCTGGAAAAGGCGATTGAGAATTATCGGGGGGCCCCCGAAAAGGAACCCGATGCCCGGATCGTCTGCGAATGTTTCGGCGTCACGGACAAGGAAATTGAACGGGCCGTCCTGGAGAACAACCTCACCACCGTTGAAGAAGTGACAAACTATACCAAAGCCGGCGGAGGATGCGGCAACTGCCGCGAGGCGATCCAGCAGATTATCGAACGGGTTCTGGGGAACACGGGGAAAAAACCCGTTGTAAAACCCAAACTTTCCAACATCCAGAAGATCAAAATGATCGAAGAGACCCTGGAGCGAGAGATCAGGCCATCACTGAAACTCGACGGCGGGGATATCGAGTTGATCGATGTGGAAGGAAACCGGGTCCTCGTTGCCGCACGAGGTATGTGTGCCACCTGTAAAGCTGCGGACATCACCCTCAAGCACTTCGTAGAGGCCAAACTTCGGGACCTCGTTTCACCCGATCTGATTGTTGAGGAGGTGACCCCATGAGCGTCGTTTATCTGGATAACAATGCCACCACCCAAGTTGCTCCGGAAGTGCTTGGCGCCATGCTGCCCTTCTTCGGTAACTATTACGGCAATCCCTCAAGTATGCATACCTTCGGCGGGCAGGTTGCAAAAAAAATCCATGAAGCGAGAGAACGGGCCGCCGCCCTTATCGGCGCCCACCCCGATGAGATAATCTTTACAAGTTGCGGCACCGAAAGCGATAATGCGGCCATCCGTTCCGCCCTCTATACGGCTCCTGAAAAACGTCATATCGTGACCAGCCGAGTGGAGCATCCCGCCGTGCGGGCCTTGTGTGCGCACCTGGCCGGGCAGGGTTATCGCGTCACTGAGCTGCCTGTGGACAAAGACGGCCGCCTCGACATGGAGCAATATGAAAGAAGCCTCACCTCGGACACGGCCGTTGTCAGCCTGATGTGGGCCAACAATGAAACGGGCGCGGTTTTTCCGGTGGAGGAAGCCGCCGGCTTGGCCCGGGAACGAGGCATTCTGTTCCATACCGATGCCGTGCAGGCTGTGGGCAAGATACCCATCGACATGAAACAAAACACGATCGATATGCTCTCCATCTCGGGCCATTAACTGCATGGCCCCAAAGGTATCGGTATCCTTTACATCCGCAAGGGTACGAAATTTTTTCCTTTTATGATCGGTGGGCACCAGGAGAGGGAACGACGCGGGGGGACTGAAAATACACCCAGCATTGTCGGTTTGGGCAAGGCTTGTGAGCTCGCCCGGTCGAATATTGATCGAGAAAATACATATGTCAGGCAGTTACGGGACCGCCTGGAAGCAACGCTGCTGAAAAAAATTCCCCGCAGCCGGATAAACGGCGACACGTTTCATCGTCTTCCGAACACGAGCAATATCAGTTTTGAATACGTTGAAGGAGAGGGCATCCTGTTGATGATGGATCAATACGGTATCTGTGCCTCCTCCGGATCGGCCTGCACATCGGGATCACTTCAACCTTCCCATGTTCTGCGAGCCATGGGGGTCCCTTTCACGATGGCCCACGGCTCGGTTCGTTTCAGCCTCTCTGTTTACACGACAGAGGAAGAAATCGATTTCGTGATCGAGAAGCTGCCCCCGATCATCGAACGGCTCCGCAGCATGTCTCCCTACTGGGATCCGGAAAAGGAAGCAGGCCATGTCACCTGAAAAACCGGAAACGGTTCTCGACGATGCGCTCTCAAGTCAGTGCAAGGATGCTATCTCCATCGCGCAGTCTTACAGGAATGAAATCCCGGCAATTGTTTCCGCTCTCGTCGACAGTTGCAATGGGGAAGAATGCTTCGATCATGTGGGGCCGGAACCGATCCCATCCCGCGATGCCGTGGTCAACATCATCAACCGCATCTTCTGCATTCTTTATCCGGGTTATTTCATCCGCCGGCGTGTCGACCGGGTCAATATCGGATATTATTTCGGTCAGGAACTAACGGTATTATACGAAGAACTCTCGGAACAAATCACCCTGGCGGTTCGTCATGACTGTATCCGGAAGAACCTCTCCTGCTCACAATGCGAGGAACGGGGACATCGCAGCGCCATCGCATTTATGCAAACCCTGCCTGATTTGCGAAAACTACTGGCCACGGATATTCGTCACGCTTATGAGGGTGATCCGGCGGCAACGGGTTTCGATGAAATCATCTTCAGCTATCCAGGACTTTTCGCCACCACAATTTACCGCATCGCCCATCGCCTCTACCACCTGGATGTTCCCATGCTTCCCCGAATTATGACCGAATACGGTCACGGCAAAACGGGAATCGATATTCACCCCAAAGCCCACATTGGCAAAAGTTTTTTCATCGATCACGGCACGGGCGTAGTCATCGGGGAGACAACCACGATCGGAGACCGGGTACGCCTTTATCAGGGTGTGACCCTGGGCGCTTTGTCCCTCAGCCGAAACGAGTGTGACGCCCTGCGAAATCAGAAGAGGCACCCAACGATTGAGGACGACGTGATCATCTATGCCAACGCAACGGTACTTGGAGGTACGACTGTCATCGGTGCCCGATCCGTCATCGGTGGCAACGTCTGGATCACCCATTCGGTTCCGCCGGACACGGAAGTTTTTATCCGGAAGCAGGATCTCCTCTTCGGCACAAAGCATCTCAAGGAATGGACGGGGCAAGAATGTATTGCAAAGCCTGAAAAAGAGGCATAGAAGAGCCCTTGCCGGATGAAGGGCGGCGATGGAATCGTTTTCTTTCGAAGCATCTCCGGTGAATAAAAACGGACCCAGGTCCGATCTGACCGACAATGCCCCGGTCATACCCGGTCCCGACCGGTACCGGAAACCCGTTTTCTCGTTTGGATTCCACTGAATGTCTAAATAAACATGGCGTTTTCCCGATAATAAATGATAATGATATAGGATACCTGTCAGTCCAAAGCAGAAAACACCGTCGGAGGCTTTCATGAAACGATTTTTTCAGAACAAGATCACGATTTTTGCGCTTATTTCCCTGCTGGCTCTGGCCTTCTTCTACGGAACGGGCAAGGTTTCCGCTGTTGACCGGAGCACCTACAAGAACCTGAAGACTTTCAATGAAGTCCTCGATATGGTGGAAAAAAACTATGTGGAGGAAGTGAAGCTGCAGGATTTGATTCAGGGAGCAATATCCGGGATGATCAAATCACTCGACCCACACAGCACGTTCATGAATGCCGATGAATACAAGGAACTGGAGGTTGAAACCAAGGGAAGTTTCGGAGGAATCGGTATTGAGATTACGATCCTGAGGGACATGCTCACCGTTGTTTCACCCATTGAAGACACGCCCGCATATCAGGCGGGGATCAAACCCGGCGATCAAATCATCAAAATTGACGGCAAGTCAACGAAGGATATCACGATTCAGGAAGCGGTAAAGAAACTCCGGGGACCAAAAGATACCAAAGTTACCGTAACCATCCTTCGGGAAAGCCTGCCCAAGCCGAAGGATTATGTTTTAACACGAGCCATCATCAAAGTCACCAGCGTTAAATCACGCCTGATGGACGACGGCATCGGTTATTGTCGGATCACCTCGTTCCAGGAACGGACGGCTGATGATCTGAAAAAAGCGATTCAGGATATGGAATCGAAGGTCAAGCCCCTGAAGGGGATTATACTCGACCTTCGCAACAACCCCGGCGGACTGTTGAACCAGTCGATTGAAGTGGCCGATGTCTTCCTCAAAACCGGCACCATCGTATCGACTCGGGGAAGAATCAAAGTCATGGAAACGAGCGCGGCGGCGAAGAACGACGGGGATGAACCGCTCTGCCCGATCGTGGTGCTGGTCAACGAAGGCTCCGCCAGCGCCTCGGAAATTGTGGCGGGCGCCCTGCAGGATAACAACCGCGCCCTGATTCTCGGTACCCAGACATTCGGGAAAGGCTCTGTACAGACCCTGATCCCCCTGGAGGACGGGGCGGCTTTGAAACTGACCACGGCGAAATATTATACGCCCAGCGGCCGGTCGATCCAGGCCGAGGGCATTGTCCCGGACATCACCCTCAAGTATGCAAAAACGGTTGAGGATGTGGGAGAGAACGACAATGCCATGAGGGAAAAGGACCTCGAAAGGCACATCAAGTCGGCGAAAGAAAACGGCGAGAAACCGGACGAGATGGCCCCTGCGGCCAAAAAGGAAGCGGAAGACGCGGCCTTTGCCCAGGACAACCAGGTCAAAGCGGCATCAGATATGCTGAAAAGCTGGCATATATTCATGAAAGGAAAGAAAAACTGATCTGAAACGACGAAAACGTAAACCACGTACCATATTCTTTATCCTGATCTTTTTGGTCTTGACCGCCTTGGCGCTTTTCTGTTTCCATTTGTTGGAAGAAAAACAGAAACCGCCGGAAAAGGACGTCCGCGAACGGACAGAGGTCAAAAGGCCTCATAAAAAAAAGCCCGCCGGGACACAAGTTGCCAAAATCGACGATCGCAGGGAGCGAAAACGGATTCCCGAACGTCATCCGGAATCTCGCGTCCCCGAAACGGGGAAGCCTCTGCGGATCGCCATTCAGATAGACGATATCGGTCAGGACATCGGCGCATTGCATAAACTGCTGGAGATTGACGCCCCTTTAAGTTTTGCGGTTCTGCCCTATCAGCGGTATACGACGGAAGCGATGACATTGCTCCATTTGCGGAATCGGGACATTCTCTTGCACTGTCCCATGGAACCGCAGTCCTATCCGCAAAACCGTCCGGGAGAAGGTGCCATCTTTCTCAGCATGAGCGACCAAGATATCAAAAAGCAGATGGAGAAAAATCTGGACCATGTCCCTTATGCGATCGGTGTCAACAACCACATGGGATCCCGCTTCACGGAGGACGAAGAAAAAATGGCGGTCATCATGAATGTGCTGAAGGAAAAGGGGCTTTTTTTCATCGACAGCCGGACGACGAGGAATTCACGGGCAAAGGAGGCGGCAGATCAAATCGGTGTCCCTTTCCTGGCCAGAAAAATATTTATAGATCATGACCAATCGTATGAAACTTCGTTGGAAACGCTTACGCGCCGACTTCAGGAAAAGGATGTTCGGACCGGTGCGCCGGTCCTGTTGATCGGGCACCCCTACAGAAGCACCATTCTGGCCATCAGAAACGCCTTGCCCATGATGCGTGAAAAAGGCGTTGAAATCGTGCCGGTCTCCGAGATCGTCCGGCAATGAGGGCCAAGTCTTCCGTTTTCTGCGATCACGGCAACTGGAAAAGAGTTCAAGAAATGCCTTACCTGCAAACGATAAGATACGAATAAGGCTATGCGAAGCTACGGCTGGAATACATTCGTTCTCCTGATTGCCCTGGGCATGCTCGGGTGCGCCACCATGCCCGGAGGGCGACAGCCATCTCCCCCGCCGGGACAACAATCCTCGTTTCATCCCCTGTATCATTACTCGCTGGGCGTCCTCTTCAGTCTCAATAATGAACCGGAAGCGGCCATTGCCGAATATGAGAAGGCATTGCGATTTGACCCCTCCTCAGAGGTCCTGACCAAGGAACTCGGGGAGCTGTATTTTGAAAAAGGGGAAACAGAAAAGGCCATCAGGCTCTGCGAAGCGTATCTCGAAAAAAATCCGAAAACCGTCGATATCCTTCTGCTGACCGGAGAACTCTATCTCGATATCAAGAATTACAAAAAGGCCGTCAATGCCTATAAATCCGTACTGGAAATGGATCCAAAGAACATCGTCGCCTATTTTTATCTCGGATCAGCTTACGCGGAAGTAAAGAAATACGATCGGGCCATATCCCTGTTCAAGAGGCTGTTGTCTATTGATCCGGAAAATCTCATGGGAAACTACTATCTCGCCCGTATCTATAGGGTCCAGAAAAGGTATGATGACGCGGAAATAATTTACAAAAACCTCACAAATATCAACCCGGAATTTGAAGCCGCATGGATTGACCTCAGTAATCTGTATGAAATCCAAAATAAAATCGACCTGGCCATCCAGAACTATCGGGAATACATCGGTCATTTCCCCACGAAGATCGGCATCCGGGTGCGCCTGAGCGAGCTTTTGCTGAGAGCAAAGCGTGTCAATGAAGCGGCAAGAGAATACCAAGCGATACTGGAAATGGATCCGAAAAATCGGGATACACGGAAAAACCTTGGGATTTTGTACCTGGAACAAGGAAAGAACGATCTGGCTATCGAGCAATTTCTGCGGCTTCTTCAGGCTTTTCCGGGAGACGCCGGAACGGGTTTTCTTCTTGCCGCCGCCTACGAAGAACACAAGGCCTACGACGATGCCCTTAAGGAATACCGGAGAATCCCCGCCGTTTCCTCTCTGTACAACCAGGCACAGCTTCGCATCGCCACCATATTGAAACAACAGGGAAAACAAGGCGAGGCCCAAAAGATCATAAAAAACGCCCTGAGCCATCACCGCGATTTTCCCCCGTTTTATTCGCTTCTTTCCCTTCTTTACGAGGAAGAGAAGGATTACAAGGCCGCTGAAGCCATCCTGCGGGAAGGCATACTCGCCGTCAAGGACAAAATGGCAATGCGCTATCAATTGGGCAGCCTCTTCAGCAAGATAAACCGTATTGACGACAGCATCCGCGAAATGGAGGCAATCCTGGCAGAGAACCCGGATCACGCCGACGCCCTCAACTTTATCGGTTATACCTATGCTGAAATGGGCGTTAAACTCGATGAAGCGGAGAAAATGATCAAAAAAGCCCTGCAATTGGATCCGGGAAATGGTTACATCCTGGACAGCCTCGGCTGGGTTTACTACAAACAGAAACGTTACGACGACGCCTTGAAGTATCTGAAGGAGGCCGTCTCCATCCTCCCGGAGGACAGCACCATCACAGAACATCTGGGAGATGTTTATCTGGCCCTGAATTTACGGCAGGAAGCGCTTGACGCCTACCAGCGTGCCATAAAGCAGAACGCACCCAGCGCGGCCCTTCAGGAAAAAATTGACGAACTCAAAAGACTGCACCTGCCATGAAACCTTTGCTTGCAATGTTTTTCTCGGTCCTTCTTTTGCTGGGTGGATGTTCCGTCGGTAAAACCATCAAGCCGACAGAGGAGAAACCGGGCTACGCATCGGCGCAGGCGGCCCTGTCCGCCATAAACCCGCCCACGGACGACACCTTGCTCTACAGGAGCACGGCGAGGGTTTCGGTCGTCTCTCCCCAGTCAAAGATAAATTTTCGAATCGCCATATTCCTGCAACGTCCCGATAAGTTGCGCCTGGAGTCCATCCCCGTTTTGGGGCCACCCGATTTCTTTTTAACGGTCAGGGGGGAATGGATCCGTGCGTATCTGCCCACCGGCGGAGAATTTCTTGTCGGCAAAGCCACGCCGGACAATCTGAGCCGCTTCCTGCCCCTGAGCTGGCCGGTGGAAAAATGGATGGCCGTGCTTCTGGGAAATGGGCCGAATGTCACCCTGCAACCCACGCAGCTCGTGGGAAAAATGGAAGATTCACTTTATCGGGTGGACATGACGACGGCGGATGCGCTCACGGAGAGTCTCTGGATCAACCCGCTGCAGGACCGTCTCGAAAAGATCGAGCGATCATCTTCCGCCGGCCGGAAAGAAACCGTCACATTCAATGCCTTCCGAAAAATGAACGGCCGAACTTTTCCGTCAAGAATCTCGATCGACACCGGTGAGGGAAGAACGATAACGAGCGTCCATGAAACCATGGAAACCACCATGGAAAAGCCGGACAACTTTTTTACGTTGCGTCCCCCTCCTGAAGCCACCATCAGGGCCCTGCCTGATTGACGCTTCAGCCCCCTCTTTTCCACTTCCGCCGCAGACGAGACAAAATCCTTTTGCTGGCTTTATCCTCGAACTCTGCTATTTTACCTGCAAACGTTTGAATTTCCTCACGCGGTCTTTCAAAGCTGTTTTCAACAGATAAGGGAGTATTCATGAAACTTGGTTACAGAATCTGGATTGAAACGGACGACAGGGCATTCGGTGTCGGCACATACGAACTCCTGAAGTTTATTGAAAAAACGGGCTCCCTTTCCCAAGGTGCCGCGGACATGAAAGTATCGTACCGTAAAGCCTGGAACATGATTCATAAAGCGGAACAAAAACTGGGTATCGTTCTTCTGGAAAGAACCGTGGGGGGTGTCGCCGGCGGCGGATCGAAACTGACCCCTGATGCAAAAAACTTCATGAAGCGTTACGAAATATTTCATGCCGAGGCGAAAGAATCCCTGAAATCCCTTTTCGACAAGTACTTCGGGTCGAACCATTTTGCACAATCCTGAACGCGGCTCTGGCCGGATGGGCGAACATGTCCAGGGGTGACAGGCTGCCGATCGTCCAGATCCGGTCGGAAACTTTCCGGTTTCACAATAACCCCAGAAATAGAAAAACCGCTGGATCGGAGCGAAGCGGAACTGGCTTTGCGGGCTTGATGCCGTCAGGGTCATAAAGACTGCGGCCAGACAGAACAGTGAAACTCCCGTATAGCGGAGCGGCGCAGCACGGCAAGACTGGCCGTTATGCCCAGACCGGCACGACATATTTCTATGAAATAGTTAATCTGCCTTTGGGTGCCGCCGTCATAAAACACGATAAACAATGCTTTCTTCCAGCCTTCGTAAGCAGGGTTGAAATTGAACAGACGGTGTCTGAAAAAAATGGTATTCGATCAGATCGAGCTTTTCACCGTTCCAATAGCCTCCAATCAGGTACGCCGTTACCGGCATGATAATGGACAGCAGGAGCTTCATGTTGTCTTGTGTAACCCATGCGGACGGTTTGAACAGATTTTCCCGGCCGGTGTTTTCAAGCACCGCACTGTCGATATGCTTGATCCGACAAACCTTTTATTCCGACATTGATAAAATCGAGATCCGACAGCACCTGGATCAGCGATCGTTCCGTGAAAAAGGCGTTGGTAGAATGTCCGACAAGAAGATGATTTTCCAAAACCGGATTAACCCGGCCTTAAACGGTATGTAACGGGAATGATGATTTTCGCCATGATGGGCGGCTTGGGGAATGGCGCAACGTCCCGGATGGTCGAAACGGCGTTTTGATCCAGCACCTTGAATCCGGAGCTGCTCACGATCCGGACATCGCTCACCGTTCCATCCACATGAATGACGAAAGAAGTCAGGACCCGCCCATGCCAGCCCATTCGGCGGGCAAGATTGGGATAGACGATGCGGGCAAGAATCCGGTCCCGGATATAGAGAAAATGTTCCCGGAGATAGCGTTCCTCCGCCGTTTCACCCTCCCCTTCTCCCGGAACACCCTCCTGCACCCCATGTCCCCCGTCTGTACCGTTTTCCCTTGCATCCTGACGGGAAAAGGCGGCGGTCTGTTCGCCTCTCGAGGCGGGAGCGGGTTCCGGAAGCGGCACATCTGAAATCGGGGAGGTCATGACGGGTTTTTCCTGAACAATTTTCGATAGTTCCTTTTGAATAACCGGCGCAGGCCTTTTAATTTTTGTGGGCTTGTTCAGAGGCGCTTTCGGGGGTGCGGAAAAATCCACCTCCTTGATCTCGGACCGTGCGATGTCAAAGGTAATAACCCGGGACCGACAAGGTTCCTTGATCAGGCTTCCGGCGCTCACCACTGCCGCCACGAGCAGAACGTGCAGGATAATCGATATCCCGATGCCCCGGATTTGGTACGTCATGTCTTCTCCATCGTCTGCAAACTGACCTTTTCAAACCGCATCATTTTTATGGCGTCGAGCACATCGACGAAACATTGGAGATCGATAGTACGGTCCGCCCGGATCAGAATCGGCGCCTTGCGGCACAGAGAGCTCAGGGTGGCCTGCATCTCGACCAGGGTGCCGGGCCTGCCGTTCATGTAAATCCGCCCGGCTTTGTCGATTTCGATGACCTGCGTTTTCAGGATGCTGCTTTCCCGGTTGTCTGACGTGGGGAGGTCAAGGGGAAGCATCCCCGAGGCAATGAAGGACGATGTCGTCAGGACAATGGTCAGGAGGACGAGCATGATGTCCACGAAGGGAATCACATTGATGTAGTCAATGGGTTTATGTTCCATGGCTCCTCTCCCAATCCTTGACCAGGACCCACACCCGACGCAAGAGGTGGTTGTAGAGGATCACCGAGGGAATGGCGACCAGCAGCCCAACAGCCGTTGCCTTGAGGGCGAGGGCAAGGCCCGTCATGATTTTCGTCGCGTTGGTCAGGCCCTCATGGCCCATGGAATAAAACGTCAGCATAATCCCCAGCACCGTTCCGAGGAGGCCGATATAGGGGGCATTGCTCCCGATGCTTGCGATGTGATGGAGGTTCCGCGTCAAGTCCACTTCCAGACTGTTTTTATCCCCGTATTGATCCAGACGGACATGCCGAAAAACATAGAACCGCTCTATCGCTATGGCGAGGGAACAGACGCTCAACACCACCAGCAATCCGATAATACCGTAATCCACCGCATATTTGAGCCATTCCATTTTTACAATCCTTGTGGCTTTGCAGGATGATGACCCTTATCTGCCCCCGGGAAAATCCTGGCAGTCGCATCAGGAGGGTCCACCGATAAGGGGCATCATCCTGCAGGGGGTTAAGATTTCAATGGCCGGGAATCGTTACAAAACATGATTAAAATTTCACGGTCAGGCCCGTCCAGAAGTTGCGCCCCTGTCCGGGATAGCCGTCATTCCATTCGTAATTCTCATCAAAGATGTTGTTCGCGGCCACATAGACTTCAAAGTGTTTGCCGATTTCCTGGGTCAACTTGGCATTCCACAGGAAGTAACTGCCCAGTTCAATGACCGCCGGTTCATTCGGGTAATAGAGCGAATCTGCGTTGCCGCTGAATACTTTTCCCTGATAGGAACCGTTCACGTCGATGCGGGTACCGATCACGGGCAGGGTGTACTGACCGGAGAGATTCACGATGTGTTTGGGAACCCCCTGCACGTTGGAACTCGTCGCGTTGGAACTCCTGTCGTCGGCATCATTGTAGGTGTAATCGGCCCGGAGAATCAGTTTGTCCATCGGATAAAATTCCAAACCGACCTCGCAACCCTGCATCCTCACCTTGCCGATGTTGAGCGTATAATTCGTTCCATTAATAGTCTGTCGCGTGATCTTATCCTTGACATCATGGCGGAAAAGCGAAAAGTCGCCTTTGAAGAACGAACCGAAAGACCGCGATACCCCCACGGTATAGTTGTTGCTCTTTTCCGAACTCAGGTACGCCGATCCTCCGGCGATGTTGTTGTACAGATCGCTCAGGGTGGGGAAACGGCTCTTCCTGGCGGCGGACGCGAACACCCTGGTCCCATCGAAAAAAGTATAGGTGGCGCCGATCATGGGGTTGAACTGGTCGTCGTCGGGTTCGTAATTCTTGTCCTGGCGGACAAAATCACCATCTTGATTTGTAATCGTTTTCTGGGCCTTCGTGACCTCGTACCAATCGTAGCTGATTCCCACGACAATGGAAAGATTCTTCACCAGGTTAAACTCGTTTTCCAGACCAACGGAACCGGTATAGGAAAAGAACTCGTCATAGGGAAGGTATTCATCAGCCAGTTCCTTGTGCATGTCCTTTTTGTAGTGAACGGCCAGACGAATTGCATCCCACGGCACCGGCTGATAGTCTAGGACGATATTCCCCCCTGCCACCCAGTCCCGGTAATGGCTCCGGGAGAGAATCGTCTTCAGATCCGGTTCCTCATAGGAATAAAAGCTGTCCTTATGGCGATGATAAAACAGTTTGGCCTTTGCGACCAGGTTATCGGCCAGGCGTCGGCGACCGTCCAGATCGATCCCCCATTCGTCGTACTCAGGAATGTCGGCGGCGTAGAACTGGGAGAAAACCGGACGGGAAAAAACCTGGTTGAAGTCGGTATTGGAGGGAACGCCCTTCTCCCGAGCCCGGTAGTGGAAATTGACATAGTAGGCCTCATCCTCATTCGGTTCGATCCCGAATTTGGCCCAGAGGCTGTTGTTTTCATAACGGGAGTTCTCGCGGTTCCCGCCGTTCTCGAACATCAGGTCGCGCCTTTGGGCATTCGCATTACCGGGCAGACGCCTGTCTATCAGAGCACCAATCTTCGGCTTATAATCGTCCGACAGGGACCAGCCGTCCGACTTCTCATACACATAGTTCAGCCAGTAGTTAAAAATACCCTTCTTCATGCCGTGGGTGGCGGAAACCCGGTAGGTGTCATTTTCCGAAAGTTCGTAGGAGGCGCTGGTAAAGGGTTTTTCCGTTCCTTTCTTGGTTATGATATTCACAACGCCCCCCATGGCGTTGGCG belongs to Deltaproteobacteria bacterium and includes:
- a CDS encoding energy transducer TonB encodes the protein MTYQIRGIGISIILHVLLVAAVVSAGSLIKEPCRSRVITFDIARSEIKEVDFSAPPKAPLNKPTKIKRPAPVIQKELSKIVQEKPVMTSPISDVPLPEPAPASRGEQTAAFSRQDARENGTDGGHGVQEGVPGEGEGETAEERYLREHFLYIRDRILARIVYPNLARRMGWHGRVLTSFVIHVDGTVSDVRIVSSSGFKVLDQNAVSTIRDVAPFPKPPIMAKIIIPVTYRLRPG
- a CDS encoding tetratricopeptide repeat protein, producing the protein MRSYGWNTFVLLIALGMLGCATMPGGRQPSPPPGQQSSFHPLYHYSLGVLFSLNNEPEAAIAEYEKALRFDPSSEVLTKELGELYFEKGETEKAIRLCEAYLEKNPKTVDILLLTGELYLDIKNYKKAVNAYKSVLEMDPKNIVAYFYLGSAYAEVKKYDRAISLFKRLLSIDPENLMGNYYLARIYRVQKRYDDAEIIYKNLTNINPEFEAAWIDLSNLYEIQNKIDLAIQNYREYIGHFPTKIGIRVRLSELLLRAKRVNEAAREYQAILEMDPKNRDTRKNLGILYLEQGKNDLAIEQFLRLLQAFPGDAGTGFLLAAAYEEHKAYDDALKEYRRIPAVSSLYNQAQLRIATILKQQGKQGEAQKIIKNALSHHRDFPPFYSLLSLLYEEEKDYKAAEAILREGILAVKDKMAMRYQLGSLFSKINRIDDSIREMEAILAENPDHADALNFIGYTYAEMGVKLDEAEKMIKKALQLDPGNGYILDSLGWVYYKQKRYDDALKYLKEAVSILPEDSTITEHLGDVYLALNLRQEALDAYQRAIKQNAPSAALQEKIDELKRLHLP
- the exbB gene encoding TonB-system energizer ExbB, which codes for MEWLKYAVDYGIIGLLVVLSVCSLAIAIERFYVFRHVRLDQYGDKNSLEVDLTRNLHHIASIGSNAPYIGLLGTVLGIMLTFYSMGHEGLTNATKIMTGLALALKATAVGLLVAIPSVILYNHLLRRVWVLVKDWERSHGT
- a CDS encoding LysR family transcriptional regulator, with amino-acid sequence MKLGYRIWIETDDRAFGVGTYELLKFIEKTGSLSQGAADMKVSYRKAWNMIHKAEQKLGIVLLERTVGGVAGGGSKLTPDAKNFMKRYEIFHAEAKESLKSLFDKYFGSNHFAQS
- a CDS encoding DUF4292 domain-containing protein, whose protein sequence is MFFSVLLLLGGCSVGKTIKPTEEKPGYASAQAALSAINPPTDDTLLYRSTARVSVVSPQSKINFRIAIFLQRPDKLRLESIPVLGPPDFFLTVRGEWIRAYLPTGGEFLVGKATPDNLSRFLPLSWPVEKWMAVLLGNGPNVTLQPTQLVGKMEDSLYRVDMTTADALTESLWINPLQDRLEKIERSSSAGRKETVTFNAFRKMNGRTFPSRISIDTGEGRTITSVHETMETTMEKPDNFFTLRPPPEATIRALPD
- a CDS encoding biopolymer transporter ExbD, which translates into the protein MEHKPIDYINVIPFVDIMLVLLTIVLTTSSFIASGMLPLDLPTSDNRESSILKTQVIEIDKAGRIYMNGRPGTLVEMQATLSSLCRKAPILIRADRTIDLQCFVDVLDAIKMMRFEKVSLQTMEKT